In one Gopherus evgoodei ecotype Sinaloan lineage chromosome 1, rGopEvg1_v1.p, whole genome shotgun sequence genomic region, the following are encoded:
- the PANX2 gene encoding pannexin-2, translating to MQHIIDNHPDMATALLAGEKLKELILPGQQDDKAGSLAALLLQLKLELPFDRVVTIGTVLIPILLVTLVFTKNFAEEPIYCYTPHNFTRDQALYARGYCWTELIDALPGVDASHWPSLFEHKFLPYALLAFAGIMYIPALGWEFLASTRLTSELNFLLQEIDNCYHRAAEGRAPKIEKQIQSKGPGITEREKREIIENAEKEKSPEQNLFEKYLERRGRSNFLAKLYLARHLFIIFLSIIPITYLSTYYATQKQNEFTCALGEPPDKTSSSKLHIRVNCKLPAVQLQRIIAGVDIVLLCFMNLIILINLVHLFIFRKSNFIFDKLNKVGIKTKKQWQKSQFCDINILAMFCNENRDHIKSLNRLDFITNESDLMYDNVVRQLLAALAQSNHDVTPTMRDSGIQTIDPSVDPADIDASEQLVIKRPRKKMKWIPSSNPLPQPFKEQLAIMKVENHKPEKPKPVRRKTATDSLIAPLIESTSKTSQQSSSHKTESNTISSTGNEKKHTRHFSLDVHPYILSSKKPKPEIQAIASMPTSKSQEDGFLNQEENVVVHVTSSLKVIPHHEKEIPYSSETCRTVPAAGTYLSCNHNHIATTTAAATNTPLSHVKLEPTAALNRNPTHPLLNVNTLYEDHEEEVSNLTDNSIHSPTDAGEILSIPTPKHLMMATFEEPRAIVSSVEY from the exons ATGCAACACATCATCGATAACCACCCGGACATGGCTACCGCTCTGCTGGCGGGCGAGAAGCTGAAGGAGCTGATCCTGCCCGGGCAGCAGGACGACAAGGCCGGTTCGCTGGCGGCGCTGCTGTTGCAGCTCAAGCTAGAGCTGCCCTTCGACCGCGTGGTCACCATCGGCACCGTCCTCATCCCCATTCTGCTCGTCACCCTGGTCTTCACCAAGAACTTCGCGG AGGAGCCAATATACTGTTACACACCCCACAACTTCACCCGTGACCAAGCCTTGTATGCCAGAGGATATTGTTGGACAGAACTAATAGATGCCTTGCCAGGAGTTGATGCCAGCCATTGGCCCTCCTTGTTTGAGCATAAGTTCCTTCCTTATGCACTGCTGGCTTTTGCTGGCATAATGTACATTCCAGCTCTTGGCTGGGAGTTTCTGGCCTCCACCAGACTGACTTCTGAGCTTAATTTTTTGCTTCAGGAGATTGATAACTGCTACCACCGTGCAGCAGAAGGGCGTGCACCGAAAATAGAGAAACAAATACAATCCAAAGGCCCTGGGATCACAGAGcgggaaaaaagagaaataattgaGAATGCCGAAAAGGAAAAAAGCCCTGAGCAGAATTTGTTTGAAAAATACCTGGAAAGAAGAGGGCGAAGTAACTTTTTAGCTAAACTTTATCTTGCAAGACATTTATTTATCATATTTTTAAGCATTATACCAATTACATATTTATCCACCTACTATGCTACGCAGAAGCAAAATGAGTTTACGTGTGCACTAGGAGAGCCTCCTGACAAAACGAGCAGCTCCAAATTACACATCAGAGTGAACTGCAAGCTGCCAGCTGTCCAGCTGCAACGGATAATTGCTGGAGTAGACATTGTCCTCCTCTGCTTTATGAACTTGATCATTCTCATCAACTTAGTTCACCTTTTCATATTCCGCAAGTCTAATTTCATATTTGATAAACTGAACAAGGTTGGAATAAAGACCAAGAAACAGTGGCAAAAGTCTCAGTTTTGTGACATCAATATTTTAGCTATGTTTTGCAATGAAAATCGGGACCATATAAAATCCCTGAACCGCCTGGATTTTATAACAAATGAAAGTGATCTGATGTATGATAATGTGGTGCGCCAGTTGCTGGCAGCGCTGGCGCAGTCTAATCATGATGTCACACCAACGATGCGCGATTCAGGGATTCAGACTATAGACCCCAGTGTCGATCCAGCAGACATTGATGCCAGTGAACAGCTCGTCATTAAGAGACCTAGGAAGAAGATGAAATGGATCCCAAGTAGCAATCCACTTCCGCAGCCATTCAAAGAGCAGTTAGCTATTATGAAGGTTGAAAACCACAAACCTGAAAAGCCGAAGCCAGTGCGCAGGAAAACAGCAACTGATAGCCTTATTGCTCCTTTGATAGAGTCCACTTCAAAAACCTCACAGCAATCATCATCTCATAAAACTGAGTCAAACACCATCTCCAGCACAGGCAATGAGAAAAAACATACACGGCACTTTTCACTGGATGTTCACCCATATATACTTAGCAGTAAAAAACCCAAGCCAGAGATTCAAGCCATTGCTTCAATGCCTACATCCAAAAGCCAAGAGGATGGATTTTTAAACCAAGAGGAAAATGTCGTAGTTCATGTCACCTCTTCTCTCAAAG tcatccCACATCATGAGAAAGAGATTCCATACTCATCTGAGACATGCAGAACTGTCCCTGCTGCTGGGACTTACCTCTCCTGCAATCACAATCACATAGCAACAACTACTGCTGCTGCAACAAATACACCCCTGAGCCACGTCAAACTAGAACCAACAGCTGCACTGAATCGTAATCCTACTCACCCTCTGCTGAACGTCAATACACTGTATGAAGATCACGAGGAAGAGGTTTCCAACCTTACAGACAACAGTATTCATTCACCAACCGATGCAGGGGAAATACTCTCCATACCTACCCCAAAGCACTTAATGATGGCAACATTTGAAGAACCAAGGGCGATAGTGAGTTCTGTGGAGTACTAA